The Methanosarcinales archaeon genome segment TTTTGTAGCGTATAGACTTCACCCACAAGTCTTTGTATCTTTTCACCGGGAATACCTGCCGTAATAGAATATTGTATCAGGGCAGACATTATACTCTGCTTTTCCTCCCTGGTCACATCGATCCATCGTAACCATTTCTCTCCGTGTTGATGGAGCTTCTGATTTTTTAGAAATTGTATACATGCATCTTCATTTCCGGTAAGGCCAGGTAAATATGGATCTGAAGAATATTGTATCATCTTGAAGATAGGCCTTGTCTGTTTTCCAAAAAGCATAAGATCTTTCTGGCAGAATAACGACCCATTTTTTCTTCCAATTTCCGCGATCTGGCTGTTGATACCTATGAGCTTGCTGTGCTTTACGTGCTGGAGGTCCCCTACTGCACCTACAATGGCCAGTCCTGATAAGTCATCATTGTCCCCCAGTGCCCTGGCCAGTAAAAATGTGGTACCTGAACCGCTTATCTCATAGGCACCATTTATCTGGAACACATGAGGATTTAAATGATTGGGATGATCACCTGATGGAATGTGGTGATCAGAAATGACTGCATTAATCCCCAGATTGGTAATCTTGTCAAGCATTCCACTTCCTAGATCGGTAAAAACAGTGACATCATAATTGGAATTTGCTATCCGATCCAATGAAGTTTCATCAAGTTTGCGGATAAATTCCACAGTGTATTCTTTACCTGCACGTTCAAGAGCTGTACAGATTATTGCTGCTGAGGTTAAACCATCAGCATCGATGTGAGAAACTACATGGATGTCCTGTTCATCAAATATGGTATTTGCACATTGCTGCGCTCTTTTTTCTAACCTATGCATGAATATTATAGTTCATTCGTGGAAGCTATGTTCAAATCTGCAGGTATCTTGGTAACATTTCCTACCTTTGCGCCAATGATATCTGTAATCTCCTTTTCAGCGGCAATATCTACAAGACGCTGGGTTACTACACCATCAAATACTACACATCTGACATTATTGTCCACATCTTTTATCGAACTTGCCAGGTCCCTGACCGTAACTTCTTTAATTACTTTCTTGTTATTGTCAAGTAACCGGGCACTCAGAGTGCCGTTCAATTCTTCCATATGGGTCTTGAACTCGTTGGCAATTGTATCTGTGACTTCTTTTCTTAGGCGTTGTCTTTCAACAGGCCTGGCTTTAGCTACTGAAGCTTTAACGATTCTTGGTCTAACTTCCCGTTCCTCCCTGCGCTTTGGCTGAGCTGTACTGCGAGCACGTCTTCCACCTATCTGATACATTTCCAGTGCTTGCTCTACTGGTATCTTCTGGCGCAGTGATCTGACGATCTCCTTTTGAACCAGTTCCTCAACGCCTTTACCATCAGGAGCCCTTGCAATGAAATCAATGTCTGCTACCTGAAGCAGTTCCTTAATGATCAATTCGCCGCCCCGATCTCCATCAGTGAAAGCTGTAACCTTCTTTTTCTTGCACAAGTCAGCAACAGCCTGTGGAACATTGGTTCCACCTACAGCAATGGCATTCTTTATCCCATATCTAAGCAGGTTCAATACATCGGCCCGCCCTTCCACTACAATAATGGCATCAGAATCCACTACATTGGGTCCTGCCGGAATATTATCTTTACCATAATAGGTCATCTCTTCGACCCTGATAGCCTGTTTCACTTCATCGGTGATCTCCTGACTTTCAGGAACGTTTTCGTCAAACATATCAGTCAGGATATGTTTTGCCCTATTTACGATATGCTGCCTTTTTGAAGCCCGAATATCCTCGACTTTTGTTATTTCAATATTTGCAATGCAAGGCCCTATCCTGTCAATGGTTTCCAGAGATGCCGCCAATATGGCAGTCTCTGCTTTATCGAGACTTGAAGGAATGTC includes the following:
- a CDS encoding DHH family phosphoesterase, with the protein product MHRLEKRAQQCANTIFDEQDIHVVSHIDADGLTSAAIICTALERAGKEYTVEFIRKLDETSLDRIANSNYDVTVFTDLGSGMLDKITNLGINAVISDHHIPSGDHPNHLNPHVFQINGAYEISGSGTTFLLARALGDNDDLSGLAIVGAVGDLQHVKHSKLIGINSQIAEIGRKNGSLFCQKDLMLFGKQTRPIFKMIQYSSDPYLPGLTGNEDACIQFLKNQKLHQHGEKWLRWIDVTREEKQSIMSALIQYSITAGIPGEKIQRLVGEVYTLQKEREGTETRDASEYSTLLNATARYDRADTGLAVCMGDRGSEYEKATQLLAEHRRNLVEGINLVKEQGLVNLNNLQYFDAGSNIKDTIVGIVAGMSTSIVGDRNLPIIAFAAAEDGVKVSSRGNYDLVRRGLNLAIAINTASTRVGGAGGGHDIAAGATIPKEAKSEFIQALDTIIGTQLKK
- a CDS encoding DNA primase, which translates into the protein MQNTDTTKYIIHSRIKADGVVERPDVVGAIFGQTEGLLGNDLDLRDLQKTGRIGRIEVNIKSISGKSNGTIDIPSSLDKAETAILAASLETIDRIGPCIANIEITKVEDIRASKRQHIVNRAKHILTDMFDENVPESQEITDEVKQAIRVEEMTYYGKDNIPAGPNVVDSDAIIVVEGRADVLNLLRYGIKNAIAVGGTNVPQAVADLCKKKKVTAFTDGDRGGELIIKELLQVADIDFIARAPDGKGVEELVQKEIVRSLRQKIPVEQALEMYQIGGRRARSTAQPKRREEREVRPRIVKASVAKARPVERQRLRKEVTDTIANEFKTHMEELNGTLSARLLDNNKKVIKEVTVRDLASSIKDVDNNVRCVVFDGVVTQRLVDIAAEKEITDIIGAKVGNVTKIPADLNIASTNEL